From one bacterium genomic stretch:
- a CDS encoding 3-hydroxyacyl-CoA dehydrogenase family protein, whose protein sequence is MEADAVRRLCVVGAGTMGHQIAMLGALAGCATTVVDVRPEALEQAQAHNRAHMARWVARGRVTEQDVAQAFERLRWTTRLEDGARDADFVIEAVIERLEEKQEVFKAVDRAAPPHAVLATNSSTIRSSLLAPVTTRADRVCNMHFFNPPLVMELVEVVMHPQTAPATIASAMALARRMGRTPVLLKKEISGFVVNRILWALVDEAVRLYEAGVASFEDIDIAIKKGLRHPMGPFELMDFNGIDVAYNVRMQRFRETGDPQEQPPRSIVEKYEQKAWGRKTGKGWYSYPRPGSA, encoded by the coding sequence ATGGAAGCGGACGCGGTCCGGCGGTTGTGCGTGGTGGGTGCCGGGACGATGGGCCACCAGATCGCGATGCTCGGCGCGCTGGCGGGCTGCGCGACGACGGTGGTGGACGTACGACCGGAGGCATTGGAACAGGCCCAGGCCCACAATCGCGCGCACATGGCGCGGTGGGTCGCGCGGGGGCGGGTGACCGAACAGGATGTGGCCCAGGCGTTTGAACGGCTGCGGTGGACGACCCGCCTGGAAGACGGGGCCCGGGACGCCGATTTCGTGATCGAGGCGGTGATCGAGCGTCTCGAGGAAAAGCAGGAGGTCTTCAAGGCGGTCGATCGGGCGGCCCCGCCTCATGCCGTGCTCGCAACGAACTCGAGCACGATCCGGTCGTCGCTCTTGGCGCCGGTGACGACCCGGGCCGACCGCGTGTGCAACATGCACTTCTTCAACCCGCCGCTCGTGATGGAGCTCGTGGAGGTGGTCATGCACCCGCAGACCGCTCCGGCGACCATCGCGTCGGCGATGGCGTTGGCCCGGCGGATGGGGCGAACGCCCGTCCTGTTGAAAAAAGAGATCTCGGGATTCGTCGTGAACCGCATCCTGTGGGCCCTCGTGGACGAGGCGGTGCGCCTCTACGAGGCCGGGGTCGCATCGTTCGAAGATATCGACATCGCGATCAAGAAAGGTCTCCGGCATCCGATGGGGCCGTTTGAGCTGATGGATTTCAACGGCATCGACGTCGCCTACAACGTCCGGATGCAGCGGTTTCGAGAGACCGGGGACCCCCAGGAGCAGCCGCCGCGCAGCATCGTGGAAAAGTACGAGCAGAAGGCGTGGGGGCGCAAAACCGGCAAGGGATGGTACTCGTACCCGCGGCCGGGATCAGCGTAG
- a CDS encoding SDR family oxidoreductase, with the protein MHVRDLFDLTGKVGIVTGGSRGLGYQMAVALAEAGAALGITARKADELERTAGELRGRGYRVVAVPCDVGRPEQIDAAVARILGEYGQIHILINNAGTTWGASVLEMPLDAWRKVMETNVTGMFLMSQAVGRSMIDAGHGGKIINIASVAGLVGTDADVMDAVGYSASKGAVIALTRDLAVKWARHGVAVNAIAPGFFPSKMTRWLIEHREEAIRSTIPMRRLGGEDDLKGAAVYLASRASDFVTGQVLVVDGGATAW; encoded by the coding sequence TGACAGGCAAAGTCGGGATCGTGACCGGGGGATCGCGCGGGCTCGGCTATCAAATGGCGGTGGCGCTTGCCGAGGCGGGCGCCGCGCTCGGGATCACCGCGCGGAAGGCCGACGAGTTGGAGCGGACGGCGGGTGAGCTGCGCGGGCGCGGATATCGGGTGGTCGCGGTGCCATGCGATGTCGGCCGGCCCGAGCAGATCGACGCCGCGGTGGCCCGGATCCTGGGCGAGTACGGTCAGATCCATATCCTCATCAACAACGCCGGAACCACCTGGGGCGCGTCGGTGTTGGAGATGCCGCTCGACGCGTGGCGCAAGGTGATGGAGACCAATGTCACGGGGATGTTTCTGATGTCGCAGGCCGTGGGACGGTCGATGATCGACGCCGGTCACGGAGGAAAGATCATCAACATCGCGAGCGTCGCCGGCCTCGTCGGGACGGACGCAGACGTGATGGATGCGGTGGGCTACAGCGCGAGCAAGGGGGCCGTGATCGCCCTGACCCGTGATCTCGCCGTCAAGTGGGCGCGGCACGGCGTCGCCGTCAACGCCATCGCCCCCGGGTTCTTTCCAAGCAAGATGACCCGGTGGCTCATCGAGCATCGCGAAGAGGCCATTCGGTCGACCATTCCCATGCGCCGCTTGGGCGGTGAGGACGACCTCAAGGGTGCGGCCGTCTACCTGGCCAGCCGGGCCAGCGACTTTGTGACGGGGCAGGTTCTGGTTGTAGACGGCGGGGCGACGGCGTGGTGA